tttcgagttgagttcgaacCTACGAGTTGAGCTTGAGCttgggttttaggatttttaatatatatatatatatatatatatatatatatatatatatatatatatatatatatatatatatatatataatgttgtcATCGGGTTTTGGTTGACAACTACAATCATTCATGGAGGTACGTCCACCGATGTACCTGCAAAGGACAAGGGAGATTTGGAGAACAGGAGATGTCGGTGGTAGGCTATGGActctccaatgcctaagttaggctagtAAATTCTGATCAAAGTTTAGAGTTTGGATTTTAGAGCTTACCTCCATTCGTTTAGGGTAGTTGTATATATAGGGTCCTTGGGAGGTTCTGGAACCGTCATGTCTTAATGGGACACATTGTAGTCCCTGTTTTGATGGAAATTTGCTCTCGAAAATGTCGTCAAGCCCACTTTGGTCAACATAATCTTCGTCCAAGGTCAAGTCAAGCCTTCCTCTTACGAGTTTAGGACGTAATCCCTTCTGGATTACTTGTACTGCTCTAGCAGTGGTCGACCGGGTCAGCTCAAGGTGTTGTCTCAAGCTCCTTCCCTTATGGGTCTCTTACCCATGTTGTAGACATTTTAGGTGAAGCGAGTCCTCTCCTATCGAGCTCTGTCCTCGCTCGTCTCCATGTCAAAGGAATTACTCGTCCTGTTTTTGGGCCTTGTGCTCTGACAACTCAGCTTAGATAACTGTCGATGGTCCTTCTGCCTAGACatacaatttgagcgatttctatgcgaCCAAAAACACACTCTATCTatatatggccacatagaaatcctcaaacgggtaactaattatctaacttacaaataacaattaaatcctaaattagttacccatccaaggttggatagattgtaatactttcatattcccatttaaacgtccacgccgaaaatcggacaacatctccccatgcctctccagataagttgatcttacattacattccgatgccaaatatctaaaacaatgtaaagatatttggcattgaatACGAAAcaaaagaaacatatccagagagaaacgaagaGATGGAttgcggatcaggcatgaacatttaaataggttatatgaaaacatattatccatctaaccttgaattgtccaaaaagggacaatttgagcgatttctatgccaccaaaaacacactatatctatgtatggccacatagaaatcctcaaacggataactaattatctaacttacaagtaacaatCACAACTAAGCTAAGTATACAATGCACAATAATTAACTAAGCAATGCACATATTAAGCTAAGTATACACATTACAATGTACAATAATTAACTAAGCAATGCACATATTAAGCTAAGTATACAGATTACAATGCACAATAATTAACTAAGCAATGCACATATTAAGCTAAGTTAAGGAAAAATTTGAAAACTATAGTTAAGGATTCCAATCCTCTAGAATGCTACATATGTggtatagattttgaaccattctTGAATTGAAATCAAGATTTTCATTTTTCAGCAATGCTAAATGAATCCACTTATATTAATTCTAGATTTCAAATCCTCACTGCGCACAATCCAAGATTTTGAGAAGGTGCCAAACGGCGCCTTAAAGATTGACTCACATGATAAAACAtagtatacatcacagtgggcctattGTGGATTGGATTTTGGACCTATTGTGCCATGCTGTCACGTGTGGCATGTacacgagctttattgcacacaagtgcacttagcaaagctccttAAACATTTAAATTGTTTTCTATTGCCCCAAAATTAAATACTGAGTTGAGTGGATTTTTCAGGTGTTTGTACCCAATACATGCCATCTTCAAATGTTTATAAATCAAGTTCAAGGTAATTTTAGCCAATCTTTACTGTTAAGAAGGATTGAGTCGTAGAGCTGTTTAGATCCCCGGATTGCACTGTGATGTGTTGTGCTGAATTATTGTAACAATGACAAAATGCAATACTTGTCTCCAAGTACCACAGTGTTTTGACCATCAATGTCAGTGGTTGGATACCACTATTTCTTTGAGAACCAAACACACTATTTCTTTGTGAACCAAACATTGTAATTGCAAATGCTTACGATtggataatgaatgaattgaATACCAACTAcactttaaattaaaaaaaaaattaaaattaaaaaaaaagacaggtctaataatttataaatgtatttgTTAGGGCTGATCATGGGTTTCTTATGACTCCAAATAACACTTTTGTTATGTAATCAGGACcagatggctatagaaaataaagcCAAATCAAGGATGATTCAACCATCCAACTAGTGTAATTTTTTACGGTAGCCCCAGAACAATAAATGGATCATGCACATCTCTGTTTCATTTTAGTCAAAcaaagggtggaccccaccatgaagttcaCCTGGAGAAGCAAAACTGAGGCTCGTCCACTTATCAGATGGGTTAGCCTCACCACTGTAATCAATGGATGACAAAAAGCAGTCTGGCTCAACATGTAGgtttggcccaccaaatgagCGGACGGACCTGATTTGCTGGACACACTAACATCAACCCATCCGACAGTCCAGTGGACCGCACGAGCAGCAGGCAGCGGGACATGGCTGGCCTGGCTGACAAGCCACGACCGCACGCTCTCACAGCGAGCCATGGCCTGTGGATCCCATTTcagtaaaataaagaaaaaataataataatggagtGGCCGAGTGGGTCCTACCTAATCAGGATCGGGAGTGCTGTGCCGGGCTGCAAAGTGAAGACTCTGATCTTCGGGTAGAGATCGGGATCGGGACGGGACGACTTGGGGATTCACCGAATCTTCGAGTGCGGGTAGGGTAGAGTCGTAGAGAAGACAGTCGGGTAGGGTAGAGAAGACAGTCGGGTAGGGCCGTAGAGATCTTCGTGTGCGGGACTGCGGGTAGGGTAGAGAAgacgatttggggatttttagGGTTCGGGCGATTTGGGGATTTTTAGGGTTCGGGCGGCGAGAGGTGTTGTTACTTAGGGTAGGGTTAAAAACACAGCCGGGtaaaagtaaaatatatatatatatacacacactaatATATATGGTCCGGGTCGGGTCAGTCCGAATCGGATCCTATCGGATCGGATTCCAAGTCGAGTCGGTTCGGAACAGGGCTTATCTGGGTCCGACCCAAAaatgttttggatctgccttatacAACCCGATCCTGACTGATCCTGACCGTCGGTTCtattcgaatcgggtcggatccaccggttcgggtatgaaatgcccacctctagacgcaggacaactaactgcttgctctaaaagctcgaactgatagagcgtagcgaattaatccatttatctcattgcCCAAGCCCTACATCCCATAGGtcctcgaccgaacccccctcgtgggccttaCATCACATGAGTtccacctcacacaagccacctgcctcacacgggtggggttGTCTCACACCGGCCGCCCACCCCGAgggtgcccctgcatcccacaggccacctgaCGCATGACCGATGCAGgaaccaaataacatgtgagGTCAAGTAGCAgaattaagataattaacaaaaaaaacaaaaaaacaaaaaacaccagcattgccataatcatcacgaatcccatgaaaaccaaaagaacatcatgcatgatcttagcctaagttaccaacatcatcacacaagatcattaattaatacgaaactaggatctaatggatgtagagacatacaattagcataggaTACAGTCTATTTCAAAGTAGACAGCCTAATACAACCTACGGTAAAAATTAGGGTTTAGGTAATTtaggaaaataggaaattagggattttaggtttaagtttaggattttGGAAATGGAAGAAACGGGttttgatatgtggatgatgGAAAGCCAAAAGGAGCAAGGTGTGGCTGTACAGCCAACCTGAAGGGTTCACACATGTGGCCATGCGGTCACATGTGTGGCGTGAGATGGACGGGTTAAGTCGGTTAGGGTTTGAGATTGTGGATAGGTAAAGAAAAGATGTGTTTATGAAAGGATGAAGGCTCGGGATGGGAGAATCgaagaatttgaaaaaaaaaaaaaaaaatacattgatgTAGGAGAAGAGAGAAGATAGTGTGTGGATAAATGGAGACATCGCACCTCCGTTAATGAAGATTAGCCTCtcaccaatctcccttccaaaccgcatgaaagtatcttcaaatcgcatgaagatggaagaagaaagcaagagtttttctcttttttttaatcacaaaatccaattaGGGAGAAGGTTacacgcccaccctcttttatagcttcaCTAAAGTTCAAAAACTACAATAAACACcctattttgtgaattttgatgaaaatagccATAGTCTAACTAAAAATaactaaaaacactcataatagcgtccaaacataacataaacaaaactaaatcctatacGCTGGTAAAAGCTGAGAAAAACTAATGTGgacgatccacgatcaatggccccatcatgtgatccaacggctcGATCGTCACATCCCTCCAATCCAACAATCTGCATcgctccataaagcagcccatgtgcatcttcctagtgtgggccggggtcttccagatgctcacacatgcacatggggtcttcaacacgatcacggatactcgcctagccacaggtaAATCGGGTGTAGCCCACCTCCTATGATACATACGAAAGGGTGTCGGTGAAGTAATGTCCTCATcaccaccccactcgagcccgatgtaaAAATGTCCCTACATTACCAGTTCTCACACACATGCATGTGCACGCatgcacaaacacacacacatgtatatatattccgCCAGTAGCAATTGCAACAACTATTACCAACAAGGAGGGAGTTGATGTCAGGTAGGCAACCAGTCATTCATCAAACCTTTGCCAAGCTACCATGAGAAAAGCCAAGCCTAAGCAACTAGTATGAGGCTAtggtgatgacaatgatgatataTAGGATTGAATGAAATACAACTTTAATAGGAATATGCGTTGGAGCAATTGAAAACATCTATAGACGTCGTATGTAGGGTTGATGAATTAAAACCACGTGTTATGTTTATTTCCTGCAACTGGAAATTAGGGCACATGACTATTCTAATTTAGCGGTGCAATTCTGGAAAGTAATTAGGACTATGACGACTCCAGTTCATTTTCTTCCTAACCAACAATTATCTACTATGTCTCGGATCTTTCTTACGATGATTTGAAGATCACAAATTCTGGTATGCATCCCAGAATGTTTTGGATGTGTTTCTaccatggtgtgctgtaaaggccgttacagggccgtaaaggccgttatgttaaggtaatggtggcaaccgttacacgttacggggttgtaacgtccgtaacagccgttatggaaaaaaaataataataataacacatAATTGTCGTTAACAACacattacatcccctataaaggccataatagtctcataatggtctattatgggacatatataggtttttcatactttttaatcaacattacggggcacaTACAGCTTTTTCGagggttttttcaataaaataaaaaataaaaaagagagaccgtaacggccgttacggggttgtaacagccgttatgccccatatcgtaaaggtaacgatggtggccaTTACAGCTACCGTTACTGTTATAGAATACCTTGGTTTCTACATTCAAATGCTGCAGATTATGTTCCATGAGACAACCATTTGATAGGCAATGATTTTCTAAGACAAACATTCAAGGGGTAGAGTGTTGGACAATTTGAAAGCAATATTAGCATATATTGACATGGATGTGTAGAAAATTAGGAAAGGTAGAATTCAGATAAAAAGTTATCCGAAGTAATCTAGGAGTTTTTTGTAGGCATGAAATAATCTATGGTTAGTCCCCAATAACAGATAAAATGAAGGTGGGCAATACTAAGATGGTCCCACCAGGTTGAACGATGACCAAAGACAGCTCTTACAAGGTGGGAAACTTTGATTACTGTTGTAGGGCCAGAAAAAAAGGATGAGAAAGAAACGACATAGATCAATGTCTTGTTCAGTAACGTAGGATATGGCCATTGGAATGATTGGCGACACATTTGATGAGAGGTTGACCTAAGCCTATGGATAACTGGAATTTGTACTTGGGAATAACCAATTTTTTTCACTTTCAAGCTGGTTAGTTGTAGTGGATGAGCCCCTCTTTGACAATTTGCAAACCTATCATTAtcacaccatcatcatagccttgctgTTACCTGtccctgatagagtggaatggaggaaCCGGATCCGTGTAGCCAACCCAAATTAGTTgggaattgggataaggcttagatgctgTTGATGAGCCTTGGCACAGCTATTTGGTGTCGACTGTGCAAATCCTTTTTCACCAATCATTCAAAATAGGTCTCATAATTGCATCACTGACCGGCTGCCTAACCAACATCAAACCTCGTGCTTTATGACTTTACCCAGCCTTAGATCAATTGGCAGCTCAAATCAGTTGGAGTTTAGTTGGgtgcatatatttttatatattgtaatcaacctatgtaatattcTATTAGATTGTGCCTGTGGGAATTTTGTGCTCTCATGGCCGTTCCCAAGCCCAAATAAAGGAGGGCTGCATTTAAGTTGGCAGCcagtgtcaaacttatgccagAAATTCCATCATGAATCTGAACAATATGactagccaaccccaattagttgggataaggctttagatgatgatgatatagtgCAAGGGAAATggtacatgtgatgcatgtggagcAAGGATGGGatagagaaaagggagagagaattgGAGGGGAAGTAGAGAGGCAGAGGGAAAAGTgtgggaccaaaattgtctaCAAAACTTGTTTTATCCCAACGCATAAAACGCCAAatctgtgtgtggcccaccatgttgtatatgtcaAATCAATTATATCCATCAGGGAAGAACCCTTATGTTCACAGAGCGATCTAATCTGCCATAAAGCCCTGGAGGGCACCTCGTCACTAGCTGCCTAGCTTCCTGACTAATAGGAATAATTACCTTCTTTGTTTCCTTctgtacatataaaatatgagtGCGATAAAAACCTCAAATTGACCACGCCAATGGTAACAGTGTAAACTTGCCAAAAACCTCTTAGTTCCcacgttgtggcccacttgagttttgtatcagcttgatctttgtatcctcacttcatcctagtgatgCTTGATGAGCGAGTTTGATGAAagacaaacaccatggtggccgtagacacaaacctatggttggcacaATGTCATAAATAGCGAATAGTGTGTAGCATAGCGTTCACCCCTAAAGTAACACGAAAGAGAAATGATTAAATATAAGGTAgagaaagagcaatgaaactgaATTAATGTtgctatattattttactaaaagcaatAAAAAGGTTAActatttttttattggaaatagaaaaatgtaataaatcattgaaaacattgtgtgagctacatagcgtgtagcatagtCTATGTAGCATGTggcgtatgcaaattatcatgtactATAGGCTACAtacaacttaagctattttcatgagctacgtagcaTAAAGGCTATTCTACGCTACGTAGTGTAAGCTACAAgctacatagcatagctatttaaaacatagTGTTGGCATTCCATCTCCATGGTTCCCTATGGTGTGCTCCACTAGAGATGTGGATATATTTGAGTTTTGGCTGCAAAGCCAATCATCGGCGAAAGCActtgatggacgaagtggatttcacacagaCAACATGGTGAGGCCACATAGCTCTATTGTTCTACGGGCTGCATAAAACAAGTGTTGCAGAGGATTCCAGTCAACAAATGTTGGCCACACACATTAAAAGTAGTGAAAGAAGCATGTGCAGTTTTTGTGTCCTTTGTATAGTAAAATCTCAACCGTCTGCTACCAACTGGCTACATTTCATAGATAAATTTGCCTGCCCAAATATCCAAAGCTATTGacgttatatatagtagagatgcATAGATGATACATTATCAACATCACTACATAAATGTATAGATGTATCCTTTTGTCATGTTTTCATCACCATGTCTGAAACCTCATTGCCCATGTTCAACACCAATCGTGAATCTAGATCCTCTTTGTGAGGAACTTCTACTAGCAAGTTGCAAATTATACTAGACTGATAAGTGATAACACTACCACTACAATACATGTGATTGGGAGACCCTGGCCCTTCATAAACAATGAGGTAAATCAATGAAAATGCATAAATAATAGAATATTATAGATTGATTATAAATTGATGCTAGGAGGGTGAACAAGTGTAAGAAAGAACCTTCTTCCAAGATATGCATCACAAAATTAAGtaattccttctttcttttcttttcatttgtcttttttttttttgtagtgtaggttttttaatattttctaccTTGTATTCATAAAATTCCTATTGCAATATTGCAAGTAGTGTTGATTTCTTTATAGGTTGAAAAGGAAAGAGATCTCAGAGGAGAATGTGGGAGAAGGGAGATGCATTTGTATCAACCCTCTCTACCTCCACCACAGCTTCTTCACAGTTGTCAACAAGAGGATGAAATCAACAAACACACTGTAAGAAACATTCATAGATTATGTACTGCATAACTTAGACACAGACATGTATGTTGGTGgtggcatgagaaaaaaaaaagtagcatCAGTGATGGATCATAGGCATGTGGATGAAGATCAAACATGCATGATTGACACAAATGTTGGACAAGAAAACTTGCATCAAATAGCATATAAATTTGCtctaaatgcaaaaaaaaaaaaaaaaaaaaaaaaaaggaaaagaaaagagagagagagagagaggaaagaaagactaaggccctgtttggtagacaccgaaaaatgagttcatctcattttagttaacagtggGTGAACATGCTAGGCTCCGGCTCCGTGCACCTGCCGACACCTTTCAAAGCACTCTTTATGAAACCGCAGTCGTTAAGTGTCACGAGTCTACAAGCCTTTCTCATTTCAGTGCTCAcctcttgaatcttcaatagggGCCTTTAGTGTTTTGATTCGAGTAGGGGTCGCaaactcatctcattttagttaacagaaATTATGCATTAGCGATATAGATTTCCaatacataatgagttcatgACAACAGCAATCATTTATTGGAGATCAATATCTCTTATACATTATTGTTGTTAACAAAAAggagataaactcatttttaggcatctaccaaacatggCCTTGGGTTTTTTTTGCATCAATGTGGGCACAACATAATCACCAAACATGGCCTTGGGTTTTTATTGCCTTGATGTGGGCACAACATACTCACCAAACATGGGTTTTTGAGATGACGGATGTTTAGAAAATGAAGCGTCCATCTTATATAGTACATAGCTGAATTTAGTTTTAAACAAGTCAGAACTGGTAAAACAGGAACCAACCAAAGAGGGGGTTTTTATTGCATTGATGTGGGCACAATATACTCACCAAACATGGGTTTTTGAGATGACAGATGTTTAGAAAATGAAGCGTCCATCTTATATAGTACATAGCTGAATTTAGTTTAAAACAAGTCAGAACTGGTAAAACAGGAACCAACCAAAGAGAGGGGGTTGTTGTTGGGGGGTGTTGGGAAGAGATAAAACAGAACGACAATGGAGCAACTCACAAGTACTATCTGAATTTTGCACCAATTTCGGTAAACATTTCCAAAAAAGCAGACAAATGAAGAAGAAACACAAagacaaataaaaagaaagatataTAAATGAAAAGGAGTAACATCAGCAAACAactccacttccaaaataagATTACCAACCTTTCCCTCTCCACGCTACCGTCCGACCTTTCACGAGGCTGGGAGCGAGGCTTCAAATTCAATTTGGGACGCTCAACAGCCCGATTGGCCCCATCACCCCCAGCGGACCCTGGTTTCGGAGGATTCACATTCCCAAAAAATTCATTAACACTTTCAACATGACCCGAGTCAGCAACCGGTGGTTGGTACCCCTAGAATCAACCCAAAAGAAAACCAGCATTTATTACAACAACCAATGCCAGAACCTCTAGAAAATAAAACACATCGAGCAATAAACATGAGGTATTTAGACAATGCTCACACCAAATTACAGGCATTTAATTCAAACCAATCTGGCTTACTAGTGGGGGGCATCTTTCAGTGATACAAAccatcaatcaggtgggccacatcatggattgaaaattgaaattgaACAAAAAGCCAGCCCCCTTCCCCCCCTATAAATTCAAATCATAATCCCATTAAACATAAACATTAACTGTATTTTTTCCTCTAATTAGGGGGGCCAATTATTTGGTGGCCAGGACCGCCGTGGGGAGTTCCGTGAGCATTATCCATCAATAGTagaggcccaccagatgaacgctCTGCATAGCCAAAACTATGAAATGCTGACCCAAATGAAAACACCAATAATTCAGGCCAAGAATTTGCATATTTCCCTCTAAGTTTTATACCTGCTTATCATAATCCACAACATGTGCCTCCGAAGGATCCATGGGCTTCGTCCTTGGAAGAAGCTTCAGCTTTGGCCGCTCCAACGCTTCCATCACTGCCTGTGATTGAGACCCACTGCCCAACTTACCCTCAGTGGAAGCTGGCCAGGCCCCATCCGAATAAAATGCCGGACCCTTCTCCTTTGCTTCAGGGTACTTTGGTGACATATCCCTATCCCCATACTTCCCTCGCGCCACTTCCAATTCGATTCTACCATCAATCTGACTGTTACCAAAACGAACATGAGTCTCCGTCTCTGCCTCAACAAATCTAATGACTTCAACATCCGGCGGTTGGTGATAGACCTGCCCAGGCTTCGACTGCCACCTCCCTGATGAGATCTTCTCGACCGCGCTAGCTTGCGCAAACTTCGATACTGCACTCGGCCCACTCCAGGCCGATGCCGTCCCTGCTGCTGCCGCCACCACAGCCGGTGGGGCGGGCTCCACTGCCTCTCTCCTCGACGCCCATGCGTTCGGGCCTGCAGCTAGCTTCACCACGGCGGGCGGCTGGGAGTGCACAACGGGCGCAGTCGACACCTGCCGCGCGGTGACGGGCTTGGGATCCGGACGGACGATCAATGGGTCCCGCACGGAATCGTCGCTTGCAGGACGACGGGTAACACCGCCATCGAACGGCTTTCGTTCGTCCTCATCGAAATTACGACCAATGTGGGGAACCGAGAGGAAAGAAGCCTTCTCGTCGAAGGTGCGGGTGGGGCCCGACGATCCGGGCCGGGATCGGTGGTCGGATCGGACGATTGAGCTGGATC
This region of Magnolia sinica isolate HGM2019 chromosome 1, MsV1, whole genome shotgun sequence genomic DNA includes:
- the LOC131237701 gene encoding uncharacterized protein LOC131237701 isoform X1; this translates as MSKKKAFSGSTMTLKDFHGGSIPSDLPLPSAPGVIVRPSDRSPFDRQIPTPPWGSSSIVRSDHRSRPGSSGPTRTFDEKASFLSVPHIGRNFDEDERKPFDGGVTRRPASDDSVRDPLIVRPDPKPVTARQVSTAPVVHSQPPAVVKLAAGPNAWASRREAVEPAPPAVVAAAAGTASAWSGPSAVSKFAQASAVEKISSGRWQSKPGQVYHQPPDVEVIRFVEAETETHVRFGNSQIDGRIELEVARGKYGDRDMSPKYPEAKEKGPAFYSDGAWPASTEGKLGSGSQSQAVMEALERPKLKLLPRTKPMDPSEAHVVDYDKQGYQPPVADSGHVESVNEFFGNVNPPKPGSAGGDGANRAVERPKLNLKPRSQPRERSDGSVERERNTLFGGARPRELVLKERGFDDVVINNLDMSQPANRAKHDSPKPDSKPEPSLPNTRYSEKPENFQPDQRTARDFERKDHRPDAEKPDMQRSSRRNDNRRNGKEIEKPQERRPEPESWRKPIEPPKQHMSDAQGPRFGRATSALELAHAFSRSMSDDGKSTDRFTSQRSLPGRNQVPFSRLTDTREFYSGPATRQINGY
- the LOC131237701 gene encoding uncharacterized protein LOC131237701 isoform X2, producing MSKKKAFSGSTMTLKDFHGGSIPSDLPLPSAPGVIVRPSDRSPFDRQIPTPPWGSSSIVRSDHRSRPGSSGPTRTFDEKASFLSVPHIGRNFDEDERKPFDGGVTRRPASDDSVRDPLIVRPDPKPVTARQVSTAPVVHSQPPAVVKLAAGPNAWASRREAVEPAPPAVVAAAAGTASAWSGPSAVSKFAQASAVEKISSGRWQSKPGQVYHQPPDVEVIRFVEAETETHVRFGNSQIDGRIELEVARGKYGDRDMSPKYPEAKEKGPAFYSDGAWPASTEGKLGSGSQSQAVMEALERPKLKLLPRTKPMDPSEAHVVDYDKQGYQPPVADSGHVESVNEFFGNVNPPKPGSAGGDGANRAVERPKLNLKPRSQPRERSDGSVERERNTLFGGARPRELVLKERGFDDVVINNLDMSQPANRNDQNVLDHLRKCDQNPPSRNAYQFVCPAGDL